Proteins found in one Sporosarcina sp. FSL K6-3457 genomic segment:
- a CDS encoding YppE family protein, with protein MNLQQKTEKLLAVCRECFERHAQMRELDREPDFFIEVKPYADQYHTLLDEWTVEVSEFIKTVKPKYVHPVQIDSLNDSMKQFIVQSFYQKTGKKRFVLSINSAEYTFKTILDAIEVANNEGRL; from the coding sequence TTGAATTTACAACAAAAAACTGAAAAATTACTTGCAGTTTGCAGGGAATGTTTTGAACGCCACGCACAAATGCGGGAGCTCGATCGAGAGCCTGATTTTTTCATAGAGGTAAAACCATATGCCGATCAATATCATACATTGTTGGATGAATGGACAGTGGAAGTGTCTGAATTCATCAAGACAGTGAAGCCGAAATATGTCCATCCCGTTCAAATTGACTCCTTAAATGATTCGATGAAGCAGTTTATTGTCCAGTCCTTTTATCAGAAGACAGGAAAAAAACGTTTCGTGTTATCCATCAATTCTGCGGAATATACGTTTAAAACGATTTTGGATGCGATTGAAGTTGCGAACAACGAGGGTAGATTATGA
- a CDS encoding DegV family protein, translating into MTKKIAWITDTAAQLDESFIQKHNVHILPLSVVFDEGAFKEGVDLTQDAFYKKLNIAKNPPKTSQPAIGEMVALYESLQQQGYDCAIALHVSSGMSGTFGSSQSAAQMVDFKVYPIDSKIGSYPMIKMIEAGNELITQGHDVEEVVTVINKMTKNTELAFIPVNLKQLHKSGRVSGTQAFLSNLLNIKIIITFEDGKPVMKEKVRAYKRARKNITDLLRSDMAKGNIPEIAVIHCNNTTDASSWRDELVQEFPNLKIQVLPLSVCVGVHAGEGTTGLSWVRY; encoded by the coding sequence ATGACGAAGAAGATTGCTTGGATTACAGATACGGCCGCACAATTAGACGAGTCTTTTATCCAAAAACACAATGTACATATTTTACCGTTAAGTGTCGTATTTGATGAGGGCGCTTTTAAAGAAGGCGTTGATTTGACACAAGACGCGTTTTATAAAAAATTAAACATAGCTAAAAATCCGCCTAAAACGTCCCAGCCTGCCATTGGCGAAATGGTGGCTCTCTATGAAAGTTTACAGCAACAAGGCTATGATTGCGCCATTGCGTTGCATGTTTCTAGTGGCATGTCGGGTACATTTGGCAGTTCCCAATCAGCTGCACAAATGGTTGACTTTAAAGTCTATCCTATCGATTCAAAAATTGGTTCCTATCCAATGATTAAGATGATTGAGGCTGGCAATGAACTGATTACACAAGGTCATGATGTAGAAGAAGTTGTGACAGTCATCAATAAGATGACAAAAAATACCGAGCTAGCTTTCATACCTGTTAATCTAAAACAACTACATAAAAGCGGGCGTGTCTCTGGCACCCAAGCATTTTTAAGCAACTTACTAAACATCAAAATCATCATCACATTCGAAGACGGTAAGCCCGTGATGAAAGAAAAGGTCCGGGCTTATAAACGGGCTAGAAAAAATATTACCGATTTATTGCGTAGCGACATGGCAAAAGGCAACATTCCTGAAATCGCAGTGATTCACTGCAATAACACGACTGATGCGAGTTCATGGAGAGACGAGTTAGTGCAAGAATTTCCAAACTTAAAAATCCAAGTGCTCCCTCTTAGTGTGTGCGTTGGCGTTCATGCTGGTGAAGGTACGACTGGTTTAAGCTGGGTGAGGTACTAA
- the recU gene encoding Holliday junction resolvase RecU, whose product MTIRYPNGKKYVPVQKSSLPKKINLSFSNRGKSLEDELNDTNEFYLSHGMAVIHKKPVPIQVVNVNYPARSAAVITEAYFRTPSTTDFNGVWQGNYIDFEAKETKSATSFPLQNIHEHQVNHMKSVAEQAGIVFFIVKFTALDRYFIIPYDSFEKYWERMKTGGRKSMTLAEFEDVATEVLPGYNPRLDYLQAISSIIARSREANER is encoded by the coding sequence ATGACAATACGCTACCCGAACGGTAAGAAATATGTACCCGTTCAGAAGAGTAGCTTGCCGAAAAAAATCAATCTGTCATTCAGCAACCGCGGAAAATCATTGGAAGATGAATTGAATGATACGAATGAATTCTATTTAAGCCACGGCATGGCTGTCATCCATAAAAAGCCCGTGCCCATTCAAGTCGTCAACGTCAATTATCCTGCTAGAAGTGCTGCTGTCATTACTGAAGCGTATTTCAGGACACCGTCTACAACAGACTTTAACGGAGTTTGGCAAGGGAACTATATTGATTTTGAAGCAAAGGAAACCAAAAGCGCAACATCTTTCCCACTCCAAAACATTCATGAGCATCAGGTCAATCACATGAAAAGTGTGGCAGAACAAGCTGGAATTGTCTTTTTCATCGTTAAATTCACTGCACTTGACCGCTATTTTATCATCCCTTATGATAGTTTCGAGAAATATTGGGAAAGAATGAAGACAGGCGGAAGAAAATCGATGACTTTGGCAGAGTTTGAGGATGTAGCTACGGAAGTATTACCCGGCTACAATCCAAGACTCGATTATTTACAAGCCATATCTTCCATTATAGCTAGATCGCGTGAAGCGAATGAAAGGTAG
- a CDS encoding PBP1A family penicillin-binding protein, with translation MSDNINSRAGRKKIEAQRTKKQDKTPKGIMNIIKKIFLVLVLIGLAGLIGGAGLFAFYASSAPDLDENLLKDPLSSELLDINGDVFMKSGVEKREFVAYKDIPEPVKDAILATEDVRFYKHHGMDFWRLGGAIIANFRSGFGSQGASTLTQQVIKNSFLKDEKTLKRKAQEAWLAFQLERKYEKEEIFEMYFNKILMGGSTYGFGTASKETYGKSLDELELHEIALLAGTPQSPNGYNPYKNPERAEKRRNIVLGLMYQHKKITKAEMEAAKLIPVTSTLLSEEKRQVSKTKYPAYVDLVLAELEEKGMTHLLSEGVKIHTALDPKAQQSVENALNTSDLFESETMQAGMTVVDSKTSAIVAIGGGRNYSGLDWNFASDQKRQPGSVIKPILSYGPAIENFSWSTGNTVVDEPYNYKGTNTAIRNVDGKYLGAMTIREALYKSRNIPAIKVFEEVGTQKAGAFARDLGLPYDKLNSSNALGGGEYDFSTVQMAGAYSAFANGGIYTKPHAIQKITFRDGTAAPNITPESEIVMKDSTAYMVTDILRDVLTSGTGTKASISGLDIAGKTGTTNYPSEIIQKNGLKNTDVPDSWFAGYTTNYTIAVWGGYEKYATPITTYDKGRYVPQNLFKMVMSDISAGKDTARFQKPNSVEEATIEYGSNPLVLASKTTPDSLKRTELFVRGTAPTEMAEEEILELEAPTSLTAQYDIDTNSIELNWAHNAPDTDSIDGVIEFTIFANVDGGDMQEMTTTQDASFTFTGVESGRTYAFSVVAKLGELESPPATTSLQIEEVIEEIPDWDEDGTDFENPDDEYWNDENNNDWNNGNNNGNNGGNNNNGHNDNNWNNGNNNNENNGNNGDDTSGTPPDSGSIDEEGSTGTDAAPSGSDDGTTDDGTP, from the coding sequence ATGAGTGATAATATAAATTCAAGAGCAGGACGAAAAAAAATAGAAGCGCAACGTACTAAAAAGCAAGACAAGACACCAAAAGGTATAATGAATATTATTAAAAAAATATTTTTAGTACTTGTACTGATTGGATTAGCAGGATTAATTGGCGGCGCAGGACTGTTTGCCTTTTACGCAAGTTCTGCCCCCGATCTCGATGAAAATCTATTAAAAGACCCTTTATCATCTGAATTGCTTGATATTAACGGCGATGTCTTTATGAAATCTGGTGTGGAAAAGCGGGAATTCGTCGCTTACAAGGACATTCCTGAACCGGTCAAAGATGCTATTTTAGCAACTGAGGATGTTCGGTTCTATAAACACCACGGAATGGACTTCTGGCGACTTGGCGGTGCAATCATCGCCAACTTTAGAAGTGGATTCGGTTCCCAGGGAGCGAGTACACTCACCCAGCAAGTCATTAAAAACTCTTTCCTAAAGGATGAAAAAACTTTAAAAAGGAAAGCGCAAGAAGCTTGGCTTGCCTTCCAACTTGAACGTAAGTATGAAAAAGAAGAAATCTTTGAAATGTACTTTAACAAAATCCTAATGGGTGGTAGCACTTATGGATTTGGAACAGCCTCTAAAGAAACGTATGGTAAAAGCTTGGATGAGCTTGAATTACATGAAATTGCTTTATTAGCTGGTACACCACAAAGTCCAAACGGCTACAATCCTTATAAAAATCCGGAACGGGCTGAAAAACGCCGTAATATCGTTTTGGGTCTCATGTATCAACATAAAAAAATAACAAAAGCGGAAATGGAAGCAGCGAAATTAATACCTGTAACGTCTACCCTGCTTTCTGAAGAAAAAAGACAGGTCAGCAAAACAAAATATCCTGCTTATGTCGACCTTGTCTTAGCTGAATTAGAAGAAAAAGGTATGACGCACTTACTTTCTGAAGGTGTAAAAATTCATACAGCATTAGACCCAAAAGCGCAACAATCTGTTGAAAACGCATTGAACACATCCGATTTATTTGAATCTGAGACAATGCAGGCCGGTATGACCGTTGTCGATTCTAAAACGAGTGCAATTGTGGCAATCGGCGGTGGGCGTAACTATTCAGGACTTGATTGGAACTTTGCCTCCGACCAGAAACGCCAACCAGGTTCTGTTATTAAGCCTATTCTGTCTTATGGCCCAGCGATAGAGAACTTTAGTTGGTCTACAGGGAATACGGTTGTTGACGAACCCTACAACTATAAAGGAACCAATACAGCAATACGGAATGTTGATGGAAAATACCTTGGGGCTATGACCATTCGAGAAGCATTATATAAATCACGGAATATCCCTGCGATAAAAGTATTCGAAGAAGTTGGTACTCAAAAAGCGGGCGCCTTCGCCAGAGATCTTGGACTTCCGTATGATAAATTAAATTCCTCCAACGCACTTGGCGGCGGTGAATATGATTTTTCGACAGTCCAAATGGCGGGAGCCTATTCCGCATTCGCGAATGGTGGTATTTATACGAAACCACATGCTATTCAGAAAATCACTTTTAGAGATGGTACAGCAGCACCTAACATAACACCAGAATCTGAAATCGTCATGAAAGATTCCACAGCCTATATGGTCACGGATATATTACGTGATGTATTGACGTCTGGAACAGGAACAAAAGCGAGTATTTCTGGCTTAGATATCGCTGGGAAAACAGGCACAACTAACTATCCATCTGAAATTATTCAGAAAAACGGATTAAAAAATACGGATGTGCCTGACTCATGGTTTGCCGGTTACACGACAAATTATACAATTGCTGTATGGGGCGGTTATGAAAAATATGCGACGCCAATTACAACATACGATAAAGGTAGATATGTCCCTCAAAATCTTTTCAAAATGGTTATGAGTGATATTTCCGCTGGGAAAGATACAGCGCGGTTCCAAAAACCGAACTCTGTCGAAGAAGCCACAATCGAATATGGTTCGAATCCCCTTGTTCTAGCTAGTAAGACAACACCAGATAGTTTGAAGCGCACAGAACTGTTTGTAAGAGGGACCGCACCAACGGAAATGGCTGAAGAGGAAATTCTTGAACTTGAGGCACCTACTAGTTTAACAGCTCAATACGATATTGATACCAACTCTATTGAATTAAACTGGGCTCATAACGCACCAGATACCGATTCGATTGATGGCGTGATTGAGTTCACAATCTTTGCGAATGTTGACGGTGGTGATATGCAAGAAATGACGACAACACAGGATGCATCATTCACATTTACTGGGGTTGAATCTGGTCGTACCTATGCATTCTCTGTGGTTGCTAAACTTGGTGAGCTGGAAAGCCCTCCGGCCACTACATCGCTTCAAATTGAAGAAGTAATCGAAGAAATTCCAGACTGGGATGAAGACGGTACCGATTTCGAAAATCCTGACGACGAATATTGGAATGACGAGAATAACAACGATTGGAATAATGGGAACAATAACGGAAATAATGGCGGTAACAACAATAATGGACATAATGATAACAACTGGAATAACGGAAATAACAATAATGAGAACAACGGCAATAACGGAGACGACACTAGTGGCACTCCTCCAGACAGTGGTTCAATAGATGAAGAAGGTTCTACAGGTACAGATGCCGCTCCAAGCGGTAGCGACGATGGAACCACTGATGACGGTACTCCCTAA
- a CDS encoding YpoC family protein, giving the protein MPSNNNRFDKEVFLPYFEQWQLVRDEIEALYEQKDRQAVELMKTAITNYSELLELGGTTFDDRKGKNIFVLLPLNGEERFEFVKAKISSHYAFVQLDALITETKKKVARLAIQKK; this is encoded by the coding sequence ATGCCAAGTAATAATAATCGATTTGACAAAGAGGTATTCCTTCCTTATTTTGAACAATGGCAACTCGTGCGCGATGAAATAGAAGCACTTTACGAGCAGAAAGATCGGCAAGCTGTCGAGCTAATGAAGACTGCTATTACGAATTATAGTGAATTGCTCGAACTTGGAGGAACGACTTTTGATGATCGTAAAGGGAAAAATATTTTTGTTCTACTTCCGTTGAACGGAGAGGAACGTTTCGAATTTGTCAAAGCTAAGATTTCCAGTCACTATGCATTTGTTCAATTAGACGCTCTTATAACAGAGACGAAAAAGAAAGTAGCAAGACTCGCAATACAGAAGAAATGA
- the nth gene encoding endonuclease III encodes MLTKKQWEVCLEQFGIMFPDAHCELVHDNPFELTIATLLSAQCTDVLVNRVTAELFKKYKTPEDYLAVDVEELQMDIRSIGLFRNKAKNIQALSQMLIDQFGGEVPANRDVMMTLPGVGRKTANVVVSNAFGIPAIAIDTHLERVAKRLGMNRWKDSVLAVEEKIMRWTPMDKWTDTHHQIIFFGRYHCKAQNPGCNVCPLLPLCREGKKRMKADAK; translated from the coding sequence ATGCTTACAAAAAAACAATGGGAAGTGTGTCTTGAGCAATTTGGCATCATGTTTCCAGACGCACATTGTGAACTGGTCCATGATAATCCTTTTGAATTGACGATTGCAACGCTACTGTCAGCGCAATGTACGGATGTTCTCGTCAATCGAGTGACGGCGGAGTTATTTAAAAAATATAAAACACCTGAAGATTATTTGGCGGTTGACGTCGAGGAATTACAGATGGATATTCGTTCGATTGGGTTATTCCGCAATAAGGCAAAAAACATTCAAGCACTTAGTCAAATGCTCATTGATCAGTTTGGTGGGGAAGTACCTGCCAATCGGGATGTGATGATGACGTTACCAGGTGTCGGGCGAAAGACTGCAAACGTTGTTGTGTCGAATGCGTTTGGTATACCTGCTATTGCCATTGATACGCATCTAGAACGTGTCGCAAAGCGACTTGGTATGAATAGATGGAAAGATTCTGTACTAGCCGTTGAAGAAAAAATCATGCGCTGGACACCGATGGACAAATGGACAGATACGCACCACCAAATTATTTTTTTTGGAAGATACCATTGTAAAGCGCAAAACCCTGGATGTAATGTCTGCCCGCTCCTGCCATTATGCAGGGAAGGAAAGAAGAGGATGAAAGCTGATGCCAAGTAA
- a CDS encoding DnaD domain-containing protein, translating to MQHEERLRIWIEQGNVTIPQLFFQYYKSLGIQDVDAMLIMQMTAYASAGNHFPTPMDFASRMHLNENEVSMILQRLMQHGFLQITQNKDQNGVLHETFSLQPLWNRLLEQVAVAANEAEKESQKNAEGEIFSLFEQEFGRFLSPMECESITMWLDEDGHSVDIIRAALKEAVLAQKISLRYIDRILFEWKKKNVRTMSDVERQTKSFRTVGIRPAQQQQKTVSVKRVPFYNWLEERD from the coding sequence ATGCAACACGAAGAACGGCTCCGAATTTGGATTGAGCAGGGGAATGTTACTATTCCCCAGCTTTTTTTTCAGTATTATAAAAGCCTAGGTATTCAGGATGTAGATGCGATGTTGATTATGCAAATGACTGCTTACGCATCGGCGGGCAATCACTTTCCAACACCGATGGATTTTGCAAGTCGGATGCATTTGAATGAAAATGAAGTATCGATGATTTTACAACGATTGATGCAACATGGCTTTTTACAAATTACCCAAAACAAAGATCAAAATGGCGTATTGCATGAGACATTCTCCTTGCAACCTTTATGGAATCGATTGCTTGAGCAAGTTGCCGTTGCGGCAAATGAAGCTGAAAAAGAAAGTCAGAAGAATGCTGAAGGGGAAATTTTTTCGCTATTTGAACAAGAATTTGGACGTTTCCTATCACCGATGGAATGTGAATCCATTACGATGTGGCTTGATGAGGATGGGCATAGCGTTGACATTATCCGTGCAGCATTGAAAGAAGCTGTACTTGCACAAAAAATAAGTCTTCGCTATATCGATCGGATTCTTTTCGAATGGAAAAAGAAAAATGTGAGGACCATGTCTGATGTTGAACGTCAAACCAAGTCGTTCAGGACTGTCGGTATTCGTCCAGCACAACAGCAGCAAAAGACAGTTTCAGTCAAACGTGTCCCTTTCTATAATTGGTTGGAAGAACGAGATTAG
- the asnS gene encoding asparagine--tRNA ligase — translation MKTIMIHEMPNHAGETVRIGGWLANKRSSGKIAFLQLRDGSGFVQGVVVKEVVGEDIFAKAKSITQESSLYITAEITVDERSSFGYELQVKDIEVIHEAVDYPITPKEHGTEFLMDHRHIWLRSRKQHAIMKIRDEVIRATYEFFHMNGFVKVDPPILTGSSPEGTSELFQTKYFDEDAFLSQSGQLYMEAAAMALGKVFSFGPTFRAEKSKTRRHLIEFWMIEPEMAFIEFEESLEVQEQYVTHVVQSVLQNCPLELERLGRDLSKLEKIQAPFPRISYDDAIKFLNDNGFNDITWGDDFGAPHETAIAESFDMPVFITHYPIGIKPFYMQPHPDRDDVVLCADMIAPEGYGEIIGGSERVHDYELMKQRIKEHNLDESAYAWYLDLCKYGAVPHSGFGLGLERTVAWISGVEHVRETIPFPRLLNRLYP, via the coding sequence ATGAAAACAATTATGATACATGAAATGCCAAACCATGCAGGTGAAACAGTACGTATTGGTGGATGGCTTGCAAATAAACGTTCAAGTGGAAAGATTGCGTTCCTACAATTACGTGATGGCTCAGGATTTGTCCAAGGAGTTGTAGTAAAAGAAGTAGTTGGTGAAGACATCTTTGCAAAAGCAAAATCGATTACACAAGAAAGCTCACTGTATATTACTGCTGAAATTACTGTCGATGAGCGTTCATCATTTGGTTATGAACTCCAAGTGAAAGATATTGAAGTCATCCATGAAGCAGTGGACTACCCAATTACACCGAAGGAGCATGGTACAGAATTTTTAATGGATCACCGTCATATATGGCTCCGTTCACGTAAGCAACATGCCATTATGAAAATTCGTGACGAAGTCATTCGTGCAACGTATGAGTTTTTCCATATGAATGGTTTTGTTAAAGTCGATCCACCAATTTTGACAGGCTCTTCACCAGAAGGGACATCTGAACTGTTCCAAACGAAGTATTTTGATGAGGATGCCTTCCTGTCCCAATCAGGTCAGCTCTATATGGAAGCGGCGGCAATGGCACTCGGAAAAGTGTTTTCATTCGGCCCAACATTCCGTGCAGAAAAGTCAAAAACACGTCGTCACTTGATTGAGTTTTGGATGATAGAGCCAGAAATGGCATTCATTGAATTCGAGGAAAGCTTGGAAGTACAGGAGCAATATGTCACACATGTTGTGCAATCTGTCTTACAAAATTGTCCACTTGAATTGGAAAGATTGGGCCGCGATTTGTCCAAGCTTGAAAAAATTCAAGCACCGTTCCCCCGAATTTCGTATGATGATGCTATCAAATTCCTTAATGATAATGGCTTTAACGACATTACATGGGGAGATGACTTTGGAGCACCGCATGAAACCGCGATTGCTGAAAGCTTTGATATGCCGGTATTTATCACACACTACCCAATTGGCATTAAGCCGTTTTACATGCAGCCTCATCCAGACCGTGATGATGTAGTTCTTTGTGCAGATATGATTGCACCAGAAGGCTATGGCGAAATTATTGGCGGTTCAGAGCGCGTGCATGACTATGAGTTGATGAAACAACGTATTAAAGAACATAATCTAGATGAATCTGCGTACGCTTGGTACTTAGATTTGTGTAAATACGGGGCTGTTCCCCATTCTGGCTTTGGACTTGGCTTAGAGCGTACAGTCGCTTGGATTTCAGGTGTAGAACATGTACGTGAAACGATTCCATTCCCACGACTATTGAACAGATTATACCCTTAA
- a CDS encoding pyridoxal phosphate-dependent aminotransferase — MTKRLASRVNTLSPSTTLAITAKAKEMKESGIDVIGLGAGEPDYNTPDNIIEAAYRSLKEGKTKYTPAGGLLALKDAIIDKLQKDQNLSYARNEIMVGIGAKHVLYTMFQVMLDPDDEVIIPTPYWVSYPEQVKLAGGVPVHIEGTPAAQFKVTADQIRDAITSKTKAIIINSPGNPTGMIYSKEELQQIAEVCQEKDIWIVSDEIYEKLIYGEEKHHSIAQLSDDAKKRTLIINGVSKSHSMTGWRIGYVAGDAEIVKAMTDLASHSTSNPTTTSQYGAIEAYKGPQDTVETMRKDFESRLDRVYPQLCAIPGFNVIKPQGAFYLLPEVSEAVSKTGFANVDDFAAALLEKANVAVIPGSGFGSPDTIRLSYATSIDLLEEAIRRIHAFVEANWKE, encoded by the coding sequence TTGACGAAACGATTAGCATCTAGGGTGAATACACTTTCACCATCTACTACGCTTGCCATTACGGCGAAAGCGAAAGAAATGAAAGAATCAGGTATCGATGTGATTGGTCTCGGTGCGGGAGAACCAGATTACAATACACCGGATAATATCATCGAAGCGGCTTATAGGTCCCTGAAAGAAGGAAAAACGAAGTATACGCCTGCTGGTGGACTTCTTGCACTAAAGGATGCCATCATTGATAAACTACAAAAAGACCAGAATTTAAGCTATGCGCGCAATGAAATCATGGTTGGCATTGGTGCAAAGCATGTCTTATATACGATGTTCCAAGTCATGCTTGATCCGGATGATGAAGTCATTATTCCAACACCTTATTGGGTCAGCTACCCTGAACAAGTTAAGCTGGCGGGTGGCGTACCTGTACATATCGAAGGGACTCCAGCAGCGCAGTTTAAAGTGACGGCCGACCAGATTCGAGATGCGATTACAAGCAAAACAAAAGCTATTATTATTAATTCACCAGGAAATCCAACAGGTATGATTTATTCGAAAGAGGAATTGCAGCAAATTGCTGAGGTTTGTCAAGAGAAGGATATTTGGATTGTATCGGATGAGATTTATGAGAAATTGATCTATGGTGAAGAAAAGCATCATTCAATCGCACAATTGTCGGATGATGCTAAAAAACGAACACTTATCATTAATGGTGTGTCTAAATCGCATTCGATGACAGGGTGGCGGATAGGCTATGTTGCAGGAGACGCAGAAATAGTGAAGGCGATGACGGATCTTGCAAGTCATTCGACTTCTAACCCAACAACGACATCCCAATATGGAGCAATCGAAGCGTATAAGGGGCCACAAGATACTGTTGAAACGATGCGTAAAGATTTTGAATCACGGTTAGACCGAGTTTACCCGCAGCTATGTGCGATTCCAGGATTTAATGTGATTAAGCCACAAGGTGCCTTCTATCTGCTACCGGAAGTGTCTGAAGCTGTATCGAAAACAGGGTTTGCTAATGTGGATGATTTTGCAGCGGCATTACTGGAAAAAGCCAATGTTGCCGTGATTCCGGGATCTGGTTTTGGTTCCCCAGACACGATTCGTCTATCCTATGCGACATCAATTGATTTGCTAGAAGAAGCAATTCGACGTATTCATGCATTTGTAGAAGCAAACTGGAAAGAATAA
- a CDS encoding cell wall elongation regulator TseB-like domain-containing protein, which translates to MVNWIKFIVVFLLALTSVITVTVLYNAGKPLSTANKTAIESVLSSGQLASVSSAESFNGTVPMVTVFGLDGDGEKTAVFVDQQSEDGFEEVKLADGISAEQAVANVKQELTIKKVLHVTLGLEAEGPVWEVAFTSDNDKLNYVYVFFDNGQWWKRILNL; encoded by the coding sequence ATGGTAAATTGGATTAAATTCATTGTTGTCTTCCTATTGGCGTTAACTTCTGTCATTACGGTTACCGTTTTGTATAATGCCGGAAAGCCTCTTTCAACGGCTAATAAGACGGCCATCGAATCTGTACTGAGCTCTGGACAACTCGCTTCTGTGAGTTCAGCTGAATCCTTTAATGGAACAGTTCCGATGGTCACGGTATTCGGATTGGATGGAGATGGTGAGAAAACAGCTGTTTTTGTTGATCAACAATCGGAAGATGGTTTTGAGGAAGTGAAGCTGGCGGATGGTATTTCGGCGGAACAAGCTGTTGCCAACGTCAAGCAAGAACTGACTATCAAAAAAGTTCTACATGTCACACTTGGATTAGAAGCTGAAGGCCCCGTCTGGGAAGTCGCCTTTACAAGTGACAATGACAAATTGAATTATGTCTATGTGTTTTTTGATAATGGGCAATGGTGGAAACGAATTTTAAACCTATAA